The Bacteroidales bacterium genome has a segment encoding these proteins:
- a CDS encoding response regulator, whose translation MMMNHLTKEEITTWIDHHLADPRLEPEALLRKRWAWIWMVVTFAGVLATCIVNIFILKLQPFWWCGTAILLGFLAGFFIYPRTKRFDLVINILFSFLILMGFFIMVQSGGLKTSLGSTYIGINCIMVSALAGNLRWTIGMFLFYCLTIGLIGILNPMLETPEYITPETNAIAFFYTALWSNAAVILLLVLYMRDKFRYEKAESERLRQLDDAKTMLYSNVSHEFRTPLTVIQGVAEQMEQHPEKWRSRGPEKIKTQSRILLDLVNQMLDISKLEAGVMRLKPIRGDICQYIQHVADFFQSQTENKGIELQVQIYDQPIYTDYDPEKMMHVLTNLISNAIKFTPSGGIINIRVTKENEGRGVMVEIHIWDNGKSIPKEAMGHIFERFYRIPAINEQTPGTGLGLYLTSQLVQLMKGNIRVESEEGRGTEFIVKLPVTRNAPFKEDHGISLIHCCSLHSIHTEHKAGNEHEIPHTASADKPILLIVEDNSDLTEYLVATLEGHYMIELATNGKLGLEKATEIIPDIILTDLLMPQMCGLEMLRLLRKDIRTDHIPVVVLTARGDFNSQITGLKTGADHYLVKPFSQEELLLKLNNLMESRRRMQQKLGAFPATNNKNHGHYRQQQQFLSEINALLEDQLHDEDFGIKEICLSLHMSRPQLYRKFSALTDMPIGKYIRIYRLHKAKTMIEEEGKNVTEAALESGFRNLSHFSSSFRDEFGYPPSELL comes from the coding sequence ATGATGATGAACCACCTGACTAAAGAAGAAATCACTACCTGGATTGACCACCACCTGGCCGATCCGAGGCTGGAGCCCGAGGCCCTGCTCCGCAAACGCTGGGCATGGATATGGATGGTGGTCACCTTTGCAGGAGTTTTGGCTACGTGCATAGTAAATATTTTTATCTTAAAGCTTCAGCCTTTCTGGTGGTGTGGAACTGCAATTTTATTGGGTTTTCTGGCCGGTTTTTTCATCTATCCCAGAACAAAACGATTTGACCTGGTGATCAACATCCTCTTCTCCTTTTTGATCCTGATGGGATTCTTTATCATGGTGCAAAGCGGTGGACTGAAAACTTCCCTCGGAAGCACATATATCGGCATCAATTGTATCATGGTGAGCGCACTGGCAGGAAACCTGAGATGGACCATTGGAATGTTCCTTTTTTATTGTTTGACGATTGGTTTAATTGGCATCCTCAATCCCATGCTGGAAACTCCTGAATATATCACACCCGAAACCAATGCAATAGCTTTCTTTTATACCGCCTTATGGAGCAATGCCGCCGTGATTCTCCTGCTGGTGTTGTACATGAGAGATAAATTCCGCTATGAAAAGGCAGAATCCGAAAGGCTCAGACAGTTGGATGACGCCAAAACCATGCTTTATTCAAATGTTTCTCATGAATTCAGAACTCCGCTAACGGTGATACAGGGGGTGGCGGAGCAAATGGAGCAACACCCGGAAAAGTGGAGAAGCAGGGGACCCGAAAAAATAAAAACACAGAGCAGGATTCTTCTTGACCTGGTAAACCAAATGCTGGATATCTCCAAACTGGAGGCCGGAGTTATGCGGCTGAAACCAATCCGGGGCGACATCTGCCAATATATACAGCATGTAGCAGATTTCTTTCAAAGCCAGACGGAAAACAAGGGCATTGAATTACAGGTACAAATATATGACCAGCCGATCTATACCGACTATGACCCGGAAAAAATGATGCATGTATTGACGAATCTGATATCGAACGCAATCAAATTCACGCCTTCCGGGGGAATCATAAACATCCGGGTAACTAAGGAAAATGAAGGAAGGGGAGTAATGGTAGAAATACACATCTGGGATAACGGAAAGAGTATCCCAAAAGAAGCTATGGGTCATATCTTTGAACGTTTTTACCGGATCCCGGCCATAAATGAGCAAACACCCGGCACGGGCCTGGGTCTCTACCTCACCAGCCAACTGGTTCAATTGATGAAGGGAAACATCCGTGTTGAAAGTGAAGAAGGCAGAGGAACAGAATTCATTGTCAAATTGCCGGTTACCCGAAATGCGCCGTTTAAGGAAGATCATGGTATCTCTCTCATTCATTGCTGTTCTCTTCACTCCATTCATACGGAACATAAAGCTGGCAATGAGCATGAAATCCCGCACACTGCATCTGCTGACAAGCCCATACTCTTAATTGTAGAAGACAACAGCGACCTGACCGAATATCTCGTCGCTACGCTTGAGGGTCATTATATGATTGAACTGGCAACCAATGGCAAACTTGGCCTGGAAAAGGCTACGGAGATCATCCCGGATATCATCCTGACAGATCTCCTGATGCCCCAGATGTGCGGACTCGAGATGCTCAGACTCCTCAGAAAAGATATACGGACGGATCACATCCCGGTGGTGGTATTGACGGCCCGCGGAGATTTTAACTCCCAGATTACCGGGCTCAAAACAGGAGCGGATCATTACCTGGTTAAGCCCTTCAGCCAGGAGGAACTGCTCCTGAAACTGAACAACCTGATGGAAAGCAGGCGCAGGATGCAGCAAAAGCTGGGTGCATTTCCTGCAACAAATAATAAGAATCATGGCCATTACAGGCAACAACAGCAGTTCCTGTCGGAGATCAATGCCCTTCTGGAAGATCAACTGCATGATGAAGATTTTGGAATAAAAGAAATTTGTTTATCCCTCCATATGAGCCGACCCCAGTTGTATCGCAAGTTCTCTGCCCTGACCGATATGCCCATTGGAAAATATATCAGAATATACCGGCTACATAAAGCAAAAACCATGATCGAAGAAGAGGGCAAAAACGTGACCGAAGCCGCCCTGGAATCCGGCTTCAGGAATCTTTCCCACTTTAGCTCCAGTTTCCGGGATGAATTTGGTTATCCCCCGAGCGAACTGCTTTAA
- a CDS encoding helix-turn-helix transcriptional regulator, protein MKTLYRKYFERIRTRVFLPSIELRPYIIQYMIYENASIHLRDIPFRALPNGYVELFFHLNGSHVHFHEKRSITRRKCFLAGIFELTYPLKIKVTTTNECFNGLSTTFTPKGVNKLLGVALFELTNRIIDVESFWREEGNRLIQQIIYAKTDEERVQILNKFFMFKLYDEKDVNQKDIQWILDLLEEKTGKITVDEMAHHLDLSYKTLYRKFHVNMGLRPKTYFKIFRFNRACRLLNQYPDIDWGELVYRCGYYDQPHFINEFHTIMKESPTQFIKTTGGNFYLNRPYCFR, encoded by the coding sequence ATGAAAACGCTTTACCGGAAATACTTTGAAAGGATCCGTACAAGGGTCTTTCTGCCATCCATTGAATTGAGACCTTATATCATCCAATACATGATATACGAGAATGCCTCAATTCATTTACGGGATATTCCTTTCAGGGCGTTGCCCAACGGATATGTCGAGCTCTTTTTCCATTTAAACGGGAGCCATGTCCATTTTCACGAGAAAAGATCCATTACAAGACGTAAATGCTTCCTGGCAGGCATATTTGAGCTAACCTATCCTTTAAAAATTAAAGTGACCACTACTAATGAATGCTTTAACGGATTGAGCACTACATTTACGCCTAAGGGGGTAAACAAACTTCTGGGGGTCGCACTTTTCGAGCTTACCAACCGCATCATCGACGTGGAATCTTTTTGGAGAGAAGAGGGAAACCGGCTGATTCAGCAGATCATTTATGCAAAAACCGATGAAGAGCGGGTTCAAATCCTGAACAAGTTTTTCATGTTCAAACTATATGACGAAAAAGACGTCAATCAGAAAGACATTCAGTGGATCCTCGACCTTTTGGAAGAGAAGACAGGTAAGATTACAGTAGATGAAATGGCCCATCACCTGGATCTTTCCTATAAAACCCTCTATAGAAAATTTCATGTGAATATGGGCTTGCGTCCCAAGACCTATTTTAAGATCTTCCGGTTCAACCGGGCCTGCAGGTTACTGAATCAATATCCGGATATCGACTGGGGAGAGCTTGTGTATCGTTGCGGATATTACGACCAGCCGCATTTCATCAATGAATTCCACACCATCATGAAGGAATCTCCCACCCAGTTCATAAAAACCACAGGCGGCAATTTTTACCTGAACCGGCCCTATTGTTTCAGGTGA